A segment of the Populus nigra chromosome 12, ddPopNigr1.1, whole genome shotgun sequence genome:
ttttcgaataaaaaacaattaaaaaattaaaaataatttttattttattgggttgGACCTGGTTCAAtgtattttaagttttgaaccgGAATCGGTTTGGCCGGAACCGATCCGACTGGAACTGTATGCATGTTACACTGtccatgctaattaattaacatgaaaaGTGTAACATGCATACAGTGTACAGTGTATGCAAGTTACACTgtgcatgctaattaattagcatgcagTGAGTAAATATGCTGCCCATTGTTTACTGTTGAAACAAAAGCAGCCGGATGCTGCTTCGTGATTACTGCGTTTGCAACGCAGTAAAAGGTGGGACCCATGAACaattaacaacatttttttctataacCAAACAGATATTTGTTGCGTTTTATTTTAACCGCATCCGCAGCCGCGTAGACAAACAGAGCCCGAGAAGATCGAGGACAAGAAGTCACTATCTGCTTCTTTAGATCATCGACACGCATGCTTCTCTTGGAAAATTTGTCAAAACTATTAATTATGCCtcacaagggaaaaagaaaggtgaAAATGCTGAAAGTGAGAGAGTTGATGGCATGTTGGGTCAAAGTTCCTTGTTTTCTCAAGAAGAGGGTTGCAGCTTCAGGGCTAGATTCGTTTAACATATGCAGGTTTATCAATTTATCTTCTTTCCTTTGGAATGCAAAAGTTTGATACAAGCTAAGATGATGAAAAATATCTAGTAACTAGTTCTTGGGATAAACCTTGCGTTAATATTCGTTTAACATTCCAGGATGAGTAAGAATACTCGGATGAATATTCTAATATCCTGCCTTTCCTTTATTTGCAGTCTCTAGATGATCAGTGCTAAGAAGCTCAGTGAATTGTGGGGGAAATGGCTGAAGCATTGCTGCTACTTAGGGAAGAAGGATCTAATTATTGCCACAGAATTAGTTGTATAGAGTCAGAAAATTGCAGCACATGGCATCAGCAAATGCAGAGAAGAGTCGATTTGTTGTGTATTTATATTcctgatatataaaaaaaagcttggTAATTCCCTCATGTAGTGTTTGGTTGGTACGTTGAATAAAGATGGATTggacatgataattttttatttttttgaagttgtgAGGTgtatttttgacagtatatccAATGTTGTTTCAGAGGAGACAaactttttacattttttaaaaataatttcttaattccTGAAGACTGAATGTCCGGTATGACATccatgaaatcaattttttaaaaaacgaaaagatcaaaacaagaaaaacaaatccaaaacataTTCAACAGGTTTTCGACATTTTCACTTGGAGCGCAAGTCAACTTAAGTTTTTTCTAGGTCAAGTCGGTcaattatttgtttatgttttcttaaactcaaattttattattgaccTATCAATCTTATTGATGAATTGTTACCCACCTTGAGGGTGACTAGAGACAAGACCTAGGTAAAGGTTAAGAGAGTTGACCTGAATTTTTTcgaatcaacataaaaataaaaataattattattattattttaaaacctgAATTAGAGATTGTATTAGAATAAGACCTAGGTTACAAGTCATGTTGACTAATAAATCGAGtcaatgtaagaataaaaatgatttttattataattttaaaacacgaCTTGGAGATTGACCCGAGATAAGGCTCGGGTTATGAATTGAGAGGGTTAACCTAAGTTGATTTATGTCAATGTAaggatataaataattattataatagttttaaaactcgagtAGAAGATTGACCTGCCGAGGTCGTAGATCAAGAGAATTAACCCAAATTAACTCGggttaagttaaaaataaaataattattattatagttttaaaactcgactttGTGTTGATCCAGACCACATGTTGGGAGAGTTAACCTGAGTCGacccaatattttcttcaaaaaatcatAGCAATctcattttaacaaaaaaaaaacaaaagaaagattaATGGATTTTGACCAATGTTAACTAGATCACAAGTTGACATGAGTTTTTGACTAGATCAAGTCTAATCAATCAttcctttatattattttaaacccaGACTAGTTAGGGCCTGAGGTCTGCTAGGTCCTTAGTCGACCTGTCAAATTAGTCTGGGTTTTATAGCtagagttattataatattattagtttcaacactcaatataaactaaaatgaaaaaaataatttataattattttttaaaatatataagtttgatagTAACACAtactaagaataaaatatattttttcatattttacctTGAACTTatatttaaatacttttttgagattttgatttagaaaacaatatatattataatctaCACTTTAAACATTAATATTAGACAAGATAGAAGTATTATTGtcatttgtttattaaatataaaataaaataaattatcttaactGAGAAATTGTTAGAGCTATACAGTATACTGCCTTTATGGAATATACAACCACCGTGATCCGGCAGAACGTGGCTAAAGATGAAGAGAAAACATTGCCGAAGATTGTTGCTAGCAGTAGCTGCTCATCATCtttgtattttcattaaaaagttAGAAATCAACTTCTGTCAATTTATGGCTTTCTCAGGTACGTTACTTCGCTGACACAATAATAACACACCCATATTTTCAGGCATTTCTCCATGATTTAGCACGTCCCTCCTCTGCTGCTGTCAATCTCTGTTGCAAGATATAAAAACACACCCTTCTTCAGCTATCAGACTATCACAATTTAGCACTTTCCTTCTCTTCGACATCCATATTTTCAGGCATTTCTCCATTAAGAGTCTGACCATCACCTTCCATCTGATCAAGCGCTCTGGTGTCCATGTTTCCACTTTCAATTATAATCTTGAATATGTCATTAAGAGTCTGAAGTTTTTTTAAGATCCATTTAAGGGAAGGCTGAAATCTGGTTTGAAGAATTCACATTGGGAAGTAATTACTTGGCCAAGAAGTTGatcatgattttttgaaatattattggaGCCGTCTTGAACTACACTAGATGAGATCGAGTTACTCCGATCTCAAAAAAGTTAGTGGGGATAAGAGATTCAAAACATTGTTTACATAAaaagtaacttaaattattgaaagatttagctttaacttatgtttttttttaatttatttgaatttttatttaaggtttattaattagactttgaacccatttatttttgcgttttaaaaatgttcttgaaatttttttttatttcaaattttattttgattttttcaaattgttttgatatattaatattaaaataaattttaaaaaataaaaaaaatattttaatataatttcaagtgaaaaaacactttgaaagctaccataataacaaacaaactttttatttgttggactTGATTTAACTATTATTAGGTATTATATTTATTAGACTATAAATCCAATTATTTGTTCTAGTTagaattttagtatttatattctatttttttaaatgtttgataatttttaatgattaattaaaataacatcctATTCCTCCTTTAAATTCTCACTTCTTCCTAGCTTTTCCTTTCACTGTTTTAATTCTtgacttctttctttctttgcttttagttttttttttctgcatcaCTTCTAGTCTCTTTTTTTGGGAAGGCAGAAGTTTCAAGCAATATGAAATAGAGGAggatataaacaaataaaaagatcatCATGTACAGGACCTCAATTCAAATCCCATACAAAAAGATGAACTTAGCAATCTAAAACAAGTTGCTTGTCCAGAAGTTAATCGTTCAAGGTGTGATCCTGATGCATTATACTGTCAGATCGTCTATCTAAAGCTCCCCAGGGTCTTCGGTTACACCTTTAAAATTTACCTGTCCAGCGAGTTGTAGGATGCTATAAACTTGGCAGCTGATTTTCGTGATCAAAGCCCCAAGTATCCTTTTGTGTTTCTTCGTCAACAGCAAAACCATCCATTTTCATCTGATAAAGAACATCGGTAACTGATTTTCCGGCTGCTATAAAGTTCCTAGTTTTTCATCAACCGGGTGAATTCTTTCATCTCTTCAGCATCTCCCTGACCTTCCAAGTACTCCAAACAGGTATTCACAAGGATGGGATCTGGTTTCCAGTCTCTTCCAACATTGACGGCTCTCTTCAACATCTCAACAGTCTTGGGGATTTGATCATGTTCCATATACCCCTTTGCCATTACATGCCATGTGCTCGCATAAGGTGTTCTTCCTTGCACTGCCTTTTCTATGGCTGCTTCAGCCTTCTCAAAAAGTCCCCTATTGCAATAAGCAACAAGAAGCCCATTCAATACACGGAAGTCATACGTGGTGGTGCACTGGGACTCCCACTCTTCAAAGATCTTTTCTGCTCCCTCGATATCATCCAGCTTCGTAAGAGAGTCAATCATGCAACAATATGATGTATCCATGGATTCACTCGAGGGCTTGTACAAATTCCAAATTCGATAAAGCTCATCCTTATTCCCTGTTTTTGCATAGAGactcaaaagaaaattaaatactgCCTTCTTCTTTCTGAAGGCCATCCATTTTTCCAGCTTCTCCAACATTGTCAAAGCTGTTTCAATGGACCCAATCTTCAGATACGCATCAGCAGCCATTGCATACAATTTCCAATCTAGACCAAGCTCCGGATTCTCCTCCATCAATTTCAAGATTCTTTCCACCCCGGAAATGTCAGATGCAGCAACTGAAGCAGCAATTAGATTTCTCAGTGTATATTTATCTTCAGCAATTCCATTCCtttccatttccttcatcaatGGGGGGATTTTGTCAAAGTCTCCGGTTTGAGAGTAAAGGATGATCAAGATGTTGTATGGAAAAGATGATGTTGTCATGCCCCCTTCTCTCATTTCCTGCATAACTGCTTCTGCTTTCTGCACAGATTTCTCTCGCACACAGCCAGTAAGAATAGCACCATATGTGTACTTAGTTTTTAACTTAACCGAAAGTTTATTAAAGTAGTTCTCGGCCTCCTCTAGTCCACGAACTCTATGAATTAATCCCAATCTGACTGCTGCATCTTCCGTTGTAAATGTAAAGAACCGCCGGCCTGTCATCCATTCTGATACCTGAATCAATCATGCTCGCTATCAAGTTCCAATTTTCCAGGAAGCATGTACATTAAACTCATCAAATTACAACTACACTGCCCAACACAAAGGTGCATCTAACCATATCTTGAATCATGATATGGTCCAAGCTCCATCATGACAAAAATAATTGGCCTCGTGCTgatttgctaattatatatcAGATCTTAATTATCTTATCTCTTAAAACTAGATATATGaaaaattctcaaacttttgaatCATACTGAGACTGACACAAATCCAATAAATGACATGTCGTCCAAAAGCTGAAACTTTACCCCAAATTCAGTTCCACCATGAATAATTCAACAAGTTCCCACAACAATCTCTATATTTTACTCAAAGGGTACACATAAAACAATCTATAATGAGCAAAAAgaagtcaaaaaatgatggggATTGAGAAATAAAGACCTCTAAAGCATGTTTGAACCGTTTATAATCTTTCATGAGACGAACCAAGGACACAAGATGGTGTTTGTCAACAGTGTTGCCTTCTTTGACCCATTGATCAAGCACTGGTACAATGGAGACCCTGGGGTCTCTTATGGCTTCAATTCTTCTGCATAATGTAGTAGAGTGTGAAGAAGATAATGGTTTGGTTGGGGTTTGAGTAGAGAAGAGTAAAGAAGCTAAAACCCTTGTGGAGGAGATGGAGAATTGATAGTTTTGAGgaagtaaagaaaataattttccagAGAAATGAAGATTCATTATTATTTCTCTGAGTGAATGTATTTGAAAGAATTGATGTTTGTGTAAGGGCAAGGAAATAAATGGAAATAGAGACAGGTTTTTAACCTAGGGTTTAAGGCTAGGAAGAAAAccaatttggtttggtttatgcCATCAAAACTCTGGATTAATCGTATATCTGAGGGTTGTGTTCTTGGCATTTTATTAATGTGGTCCCtgtattattttagttttatttagttGGTCCCTTTACTTAAAAACATTTCTACTGTGTATTGTACTCTCTAACTAATTCCTGCGTATTTTACGGCTAATTCTTTTCAACTAGCCCGACATTATCGATCTAGTTACAtgtctgggttttttttttttttttacatgttattaACAGTGAATTAAAtggaaatttgaagaaaaaaaatcacaccaGGAaactttctttaaaagaagggacaattaattaataataataataaagtttttctAGGTGAAAGAGTCATTAGGCGGAGTTTAAGACTAAGAAGATATTTAATCACACCAGGAaactttctttaaaagaagggacaattaattaataataataataaagtttttctAGGTGAAAGAGTCATTAGGCGGAGTTTAAGACTAAGAAGATATTTAACGTTGTGTTTTTTATCCATAATTGAGTGTCTTTTAAATGTTTTGGTAtagaaaatatcatattaatgttattttaatgtttatgttaaaaataaaaaattataaaaaattatttaaatatattttcaaataaaaatcatttttaaaaaacattatacatcACATTACCAAACTACTATCCCTACCTCCTATCCCTACCTCCTAAGAGGCTGTTTGGGAGTGCTTTTCAAAAGCgtttctgaaaaaatttgaaatttttttttgttttgaagaaatatgtttttgatattttcaaatcattttgatgtactaatctcaaaaataatttttaaaaaataaaaaaatattattggtatacttttctgagtgaaaaacactttgaaaaataaccacaaccacactcctaaatatccttttagttttgtaGTCAATTTGATGAGTTGTAGTCTCAgtaaagatttattttgaaccattttaaatattattttaatcaagtttaaatGATTTAGTGGGTTAATCTGATCAAATTCAAGTAAGATGTAACTAGATCaacttcaagaaattaaaaaaaaaactagaaacaaAATCGTTTTAGATAAAATTTTGACTCGGTAATTCATAGGTTAAATcagtttaatttaataacactatatatTAAACTTCATCTCCGGTTCACATATCATTGAATTGACCCATCAAGTTAAATCAGGTTTAATATATCATGGATTCATATATCTATGTCATGGGTGGATATCTGGGTATCAAAACTATTGACATTTATtaccataatatatattacaagTTCCCATTTCTATCACACTAGTCCAGCTCTTGAGCAAACATATGCGTAGAAAATAAACGATGAAAATGTTTCCAGGAGATAACCATATTATTCATTGTCAAAGCTATTCTACTCCTCTTTGAACCGTACTCTTCATTTGCCAAAGTAATGGACTCAAGCACCTGCAGAATGCAACAGCACAGAAATAGAAATATTCATTAATAATCTTAATTTCTTCGGGAGTTACACTATAATAATAGAAATTTACCTTCGCGTAATGAAACGTTTTCAAGCTGTCCACGGATCCTGGTTCCAGAAAGGATGTCCCTAATTCGATGCAATTCGGCCACAACAATGCTCATATCCATCCTCTCTCGTGGCAACTCTACAGAACAAGCAACTCCTATCTTGATAATTGAAATCAGACATTCGAGGATTTTTCCAGTTTCAATATGGTTCATCCAATGAGAGGAATGGATACTACTTTCCACATCTTCTCGGAGAAGTATTGGTTCCACGACCTCCGAAACTCGGCCATGCAATGCCATTTCAGCATAATTGTGAAGGTTCAGCCCATCTTTAAACATGCCGTCTGTAGGTCTTTTTCCTGTAAACATCTCCAACAACAAGATGCCATAGCTGTACACATCCCCGTAAGTTGACACATCGCTGCCCACACCATACTCTGCAAAATTCATATGAACAGATGCAAATAGTTGTTTACGGCCTTAGCTTAGATCATAAACTGAGAGAATAGAACTAGACATaatgaaaatacttttaatcGCACCTGGTGCTGCATAGCCGATGGTGCCTTTCAAGCCAACGGAGCTGGTCTGTCCCGAAGATAATTGATGGGAAACTTCTGGACGAAGCCTTGCTAGTCCGAAGTCCCCAACACAAGCTGTCATTTCAGCATTTAAAAGAACATTGCTGGGCTTCAAATCACAATGGACAATAGGTGTTCCGCAGTGTTGGTGCAAATAGTTGAGCGCATTAGCCACATCAATCGAAATATTTAACCTCTGAATGAGATTCAAACTTCTCAGCTCTTGTGCGTTGTTTGGATGATGAATTGGATGCAACCATTCTTCTAGACTTCCATTGACCATGAGCTCGTAAACTATAGCCTTAAAATCATTTCCTTGAAAATCAATGCTAGAGCATGCACTTACTACTCTAACAAGATTTCGATGCCTGATGTTTACCAAGGCTGCGCATTCTGCCATGAAACTCCTGGAAGCTCCTTTGCGTAAAAGGTTAAGTACCTTCACTGCAACAGCCATTCCATCCGGAGGAAGGATTCCTCTGTAGACTGAACCAAAACTGCCAACACCGATTGAATTGGCCGAAGAGAATTCATTAGTTGCTAGAAGGAGATCTTGGTAGGCTACTCTCCTAAATGGTATCCCCCATGTAGATGTACTAGAAGCCTgcttatcttttgtttttctaaagaaATAGAAAAGCATGGAAGAGACCAACAAGATTACCACAAGCAAGCCCCCAGACATTGCGACGATCAATATCTTagtagaagatttcagctttGCCGACTCATTGGTTGTGCATCTGGGCAGATTCAACTGAGGTATACCTCCACAGAGCTTCTTGTTTCCTGCAATGGAAATTACACTTGTATTGCCAAAGACACCTTGCACGGGCACCTGACCTTCAAGGTCGTTAAATGACAGATCCAGACTTTCTAACAACTTTAAGTCTCCCAAAAACTTGGGAATTTGGCCACTTAAGTTGTTGTAAGAGAGATCAAGAACTTTAAGTGCTCTCAAAGAACTCAGAGACTCAGGAATGGACCCTTTGAAAAAATTACCCTTCAAACTCAAAAGCTCTAAACTCGCGCAACTACCAAGACTATGGGGAATCTCACCGGATAACCTATTTTTAGAAACATCTATCTCACCAAGATGCACCAGATTACCCACTTCCAAGGGAAGAGAACCTGTCAGATGATTTTCAGATAGGTTTAAGGAAAATGTTCCTGAAGGGATACTTAGTAATTCTCTGGGTATGGGACCGctcaaattattattagagAGACCCAACTCCAACAAGTTTTGGCAATTTCCAAGATTCGATGGGATACTTCCATGTAAACTATTGAGTTCTAAATGAGCAGCAATTAACGACGTCATATTGCCTACAGATGATGGGATACTGCctgagattttattttgatctagaTATAAATAAcctaaattttgtaatttaccAATAGAACTAGGTATCATACCGCTCAATTG
Coding sequences within it:
- the LOC133669710 gene encoding probable LRR receptor-like serine/threonine-protein kinase At3g47570, with the translated sequence MNPCILWIVFLQVIGHSFSFTLHGGNETDKLSLLAFRAQITDDPFGALNSWNESFHFCEWSGVTCGRRHQRVVELDLHSYKLVGGLSPFIGNLSFLRLLNLENNSLSSNIPEELGHLFRLQMLRLGNNSFSGEIPVNISSCTNLLALRLEGNNLTGKLPERLESLSKLKVLNFKMNDLVGEIPPSFGNLSSIVEIRGMGNNLKGVIPNSIGRLKRLQIFSFGINNLSDTIPPSIFNLSTLTNFAVPMNQLHGTLPPDLGHTLPNLEILLIHTNRFSGLIPMTISNASNLSNIELSDNFFTGKVPALGSLPYLWHLSIGYNDLGSGQDDDLSFLYPLENNTVLEIFEIAGNHLGGVLPETLGNFSKNLRMMGFGRNQIRGTIPDGIGNLISLVALGLESNQLSGMIPSSIGKLQNLGYLYLDQNKISGSIPSSVGNMTSLIAAHLELNSLHGSIPSNLGNCQNLLELGLSNNNLSGPIPRELLSIPSGTFSLNLSENHLTGSLPLEVGNLVHLGEIDVSKNRLSGEIPHSLGSCASLELLSLKGNFFKGSIPESLSSLRALKVLDLSYNNLSGQIPKFLGDLKLLESLDLSFNDLEGQVPVQGVFGNTSVISIAGNKKLCGGIPQLNLPRCTTNESAKLKSSTKILIVAMSGGLLVVILLVSSMLFYFFRKTKDKQASSTSTWGIPFRRVAYQDLLLATNEFSSANSIGVGSFGSVYRGILPPDGMAVAVKVLNLLRKGASRSFMAECAALVNIRHRNLVRVVSACSSIDFQGNDFKAIVYELMVNGSLEEWLHPIHHPNNAQELRSLNLIQRLNISIDVANALNYLHQHCGTPIVHCDLKPSNVLLNAEMTACVGDFGLARLRPEVSHQLSSGQTSSVGLKGTIGYAAPEYGVGSDVSTYGDVYSYGILLLEMFTGKRPTDGMFKDGLNLHNYAEMALHGRVSEVVEPILLREDVESSIHSSHWMNHIETGKILECLISIIKIGVACSVELPRERMDMSIVVAELHRIRDILSGTRIRGQLENVSLREGA